In Monodelphis domestica isolate mMonDom1 chromosome 3, mMonDom1.pri, whole genome shotgun sequence, the following proteins share a genomic window:
- the RRS1 gene encoding ribosome biogenesis regulatory protein homolog, producing the protein MAASSAEEVLAQAERAEAEKLRLITVHKDLELEFDLGNLLAIDPNPPTGLRQQSGRGLEERLQGLARDNTQLLINHLWQLPTERVEEAVVAKLPEPSLRLPREKPLPKPRPLTRWQQFAQLKGIRPRKKTSLVWDEASKQWRRRWGYQRARDDTKDWLIEVPGGADPNEDQFAKRLQAKKERVAKNELNRLRNIARAHKVHLPSQGGMHPTGHQSREELGRAMQVAKVSTASVGRFQERLPKEKPPRGPGKKRQFQPNIGDFAAEKKGQLELIRVMNSKKPQMDVTRATNKQMREEDREEAAKKRKMAKGSNRKGHGDKRKGRPLGPGGKRKGGPPGPGSKRKGGLAGLGGKKGQRQGGKRRK; encoded by the coding sequence ATGGCGGCTAGCAGCGCGGAAGAGGTGCTGGCCCAGGCCGAGCGGGCAGAGGCTGAGAAGCTGCGGCTCATCACGGTTCACAAGGACCTAGAGCTCGAATTCGACCTAGGGAACTTGCTGGCCATTGACCCGAATCCTCCGACAGGCCTGCGGCAGCAGAGCGGGCGGGGGCTGGAGGAGCGGCTTCAGGGACTGGCCCGCGACAACACGCAGCTACTGATCAATCACCTGTGGCAGCTGCCCACGGAGCGCGTGGAGGAGGCCGTGGTGGCCAAGCTGCCCGAACCTAGCCTGCGCTTGCCCCGCGAGAAGCCATTGCCCAAGCCGCGACCGCTCACCCGCTGGCAGCAGTTCGCGCAGTTGAAGGGCATCCGGCCCCGAAAGAAGACCAGCCTGGTGTGGGACGAGGCGAGCAAGCAGTGGCGGCGGCGCTGGGGCTACCAACGGGCCCGCGACGACACGAAGGACTGGCTAATCGAGGTACCCGGCGGCGCCGATCCCAATGAGGACCAGTTTGCCAAGAGGCTTCAGGCCAAGAAAGAGCGCGTGGCCAAGAATGAGCTGAATCGGCTTCGCAATATCGCCCGGGCACACAAGGTACATCTCCCCAGCCAGGGAGGGATGCACCCCACGGGCCACCAGAGCCGAGAAGAGCTGGGCAGAGCAATGCAGGTGGCCAAGGTCTCCACCGCCTCCGTAGGGCGCTTCCAGGAGAGGCTGCCCAAGGAGAAGCCGCCCCGGGGCCCTGGCAAGAAGCGCCAGTTCCAGCCCAACATCGGAGACtttgctgctgagaagaagggaCAGCTGGAGCTGATCAGGGTCATGAACAGCAAAAAGCCCCAAATGGATGTGACTCGGGCAACCAACAAGCAGATGAGGGAGGAGGACAGGGAAGAGGCTGCCAAGAAGAGGAAGATGGCCAAGGGGAGCAACAGAAAGGGCCATGGGGACAAGCGAAAAGGGCGGCCTCTCGGCCcaggggggaaaaggaaagggggaccCCCAGGCCCAGGAAGTAAGCGAAAAGGGGGGTTGGCAGGCCTCGGTGGCAAAAAAGGACAGCGccagggaggaaaaagaagaaagtga